From Drosophila suzukii chromosome 2R, CBGP_Dsuzu_IsoJpt1.0, whole genome shotgun sequence, a single genomic window includes:
- the Cap-G gene encoding condensin complex subunit 3 — protein MARPKGKAAEKAKPKATVGRKPRVATKKSSKDVEKENEDQGVAATTSSTSPEVMYSIMRQTELKESLHKRYVKEMQQLYTKMGHEHFQQVFINVLKAVLEAEEGNENATMALNFCATFVTTPTEDRTEPMLAETFRWLLTTYSSNPHIRYRICYFVNLILKELGPNAALDDNQCDDILDGMLDRVKDVSASVRKQAVLAMQRLQNPDNPNDPVVCAYQYHLTADPSPNVRQCIITCMGRNYITIPHILQRLWDVDEKVRRHTYVNMCNYPVRSYKVAQRLTLLEQGLNDTSATVRKTVVNYMLKTWIESYQHNYIALTAALKLDSNEEELLRFRRVAKQMLRVIFDQTDHQKLIEQLPLSDDCELHRCIPHDLLTVELLLYWQCLSEYLEMEAPETEPVLPELSVFCNYMDKFCQFQKPDMDKFAQVEFQNMLLSLVEILESYDLGDEIGRGNMRLLISNLLKDCLLDHKIVCVLVRCMEQLITDMNDRMQFFIEIVYELCELNTKQNELIHDRSLINKLLDDLDTPLKMKISSLKVRILEMEEQEDNYVRQKEYIRAQSVNDEKMAVTEEYTELIRPLLERNGVLEVPARPKLSKQERVLKGLYICYYMTASPHVDKLTPSLCQLYKDFICRYLPCAEVDIFEWAIKCGTTFSMFYEAYCKEVFEVVVDQFCNNNIVRLCETAANCMLELLDRYGVDYFNDLNQTGGPQVSKTKRRQLYTMQDLYDDDDGTQSQNNEQNSDIIMVMGHYVERVQNKGVGLAIVRGLCRLVLRGHLDDRTDVMEQLLKRYFNPNTEPIISQVLGMFFEELRRLNKQNLLQPCFLPTVWTIMNCSFDSPLNGVQPENLTKFFLEMTVQEISTPQTNIHNKMAISFLQYIQNYFTERKEMCRLLAKELTALSINVFNGSEIKTEMFELADKLIASDLDPRVIKNIENFKLVVNGSFNPPPRQNPGEGESDEECDTATVTTAELETEVPAQSAPPVPEDTTHTTQTAASETQQSEASVQESAETPRPVEPAAPTPEPIVTTYGKDNIVGIRHLRRSMAISHSEAESLLGPQTPEPEEKTETEAAETSRRNLRQPQIRRRLEMAMARSSKTPEKRVSSEEESSDEEISESPTVTNRSNDSEVIEASPTAASPSPKSAPDASHLRVRSLRNRKAASNSISQTTPNPVSKRKVLHLETPLRNGRKRVLRRTPSDPNSRSVQSSESTAPSPPRDSPLRKQPCLDNRSSRRQQMAKNTNSPTDSTSSVKENQVPPAVVVQSDSEIESSSESEPETANAPEPRPTKSKKPINKALSLIRSRPSSSTPKVTTRNEARAQRINSMCMTRKRMSLEMNLSGGQLQVSTPKRVTRAVALTMSMDGKRGGRRK, from the exons ATGGCCAGACCAAAGGGGAAGGCGGCCGAGAAGGCCAAACCAAAGGCAACGGTTGGGAGAAAGCCTCGGGTGGCCACCAAAAAGTCCAGCAAAGATGTTGAGAAGGAGAACGAGGATCAGGGCGTGGCGGCGACCACATCCTCCACATCCCCGGAAGTCATGTACTCGATAATGCGACAGACCGAACTCAAGGAATCTCTACACAAGCGCTACGTGAAGGAGATGCAGCAACTGTACACAAAG ATGGGCCACGAGCACTTCCAGCAGGTCTTCATCAACGTCCTGAAGGCCGTCCTCGAAGCTGAGGAGGGCAATGAGAACGCCACCATGGCGCTGAACTTCTGCGCCACCTTCGTCACGACTCCCACCGAGGATCGCACGGAGCCCATGCTGGCCGAGACCTTCCGCTGGCTGCTCACG ACATATTCCAGCAATCCGCACATACGCTACCGCATCTGCTACTTTGTGAATCTCATACTTAAGGAACTGGGGCCCAATGCCGCCTTGGATGACAATCAGTGCGATGATATCCTGGACGGAATGCTGGACCGCGTCAAGGATGTGTCCGCCAGTGTGCGCAAACAGGCCGTGCTAGCCATGCAACGTCTCCAAAATCCGGACAATCCCAACGACCCCGTCGTCTGCGCGTATCAGTACCACCTAACCGCCGATCCCTCGCCCAATGTGCGCCAGTGCATCATCACGTGCATGGGCCGCAACTACATCACCATTCCGCACATCCTGCAGCGGCTGTGGGACGTCGATGAGAAGGTGCGCCGCCACACGTATGTGAACATGTGCAACTACCCGGTGCGCTCCTACAAGGTGGCGCAGCGACTCACACTGCTGGAGCAGGGTCTGAACGACACCTCGGCCACCGTGCGCAAAACGGTGGTCAACTACATGCTTAAGACGTGGATCGAGTCGTACCAGCACAACTACATCGCCCTCACGGCGGCCCTTAAGCTGGACTCCAACGAGGAGGAGCTGCTGCGTTTCCGGCGTGTGGCCAAGCAAATGCTGAGAGTGATTTTCGACCAGACAGACCACCAGAAACTCATCGAACAGCTGCCGTTAAGCGACGACTGTGAACTGCACCGCTGCATCCCACACGATTTGCTGACCGTGGAGCTGCTGCTATACTGGCAGTGTCTCAGCGAGTACCTGGAGATGGAGGCGCCCGAAACGGAGCCCGTTCTGCCGGAACTCAGTGTTTTCTGTAACTATATGGATAA ATTCTGTCAGTTTCAAAAGCCCGACATGGACAAGTTCGCCCAGGTCGAGTTTCAAAACATGCTGCTCTCGCTGGTGGAGATACTGGAGTCGTACGATCTGGGCGACGAGATCGGAAGAGGAAATATGCGCTTGCTGATCTCAAACCTGCTGAAGGACTGCCTCTTGGACCACAAGATCGTGTGCGTGCTGGTGCGCTGCATGGAGCAACTGATCACCGACATGAACGATAGGATGCAGTTCTTCATTGAGATTGTCTACGAACTATGCGAACTTAACACCAAGCAGAATGAGCTGATACACGACCGCAGTTTGATCAATAAGTTGCTGGACGACTTGGACACGCCGCTGAAGATGAAGATATCCTCGCTGAAGGTCAGGATTCTAGAGATGGAAGAGCAGGAGGACAACTATGTGCGCCAGAAGGAATACATACGGGCGCAGTCCGTAAACGATGAGAAGATGGCTGTCACCGAGGAGTATACGGAGTTGATTCGCCCTCTGCTGGAGCGGAACGGAGTGCTCGAGGTGCCCGCCCGCCCAAAGCTGTCTAAGCAGGAGCGTGTGCTAAAGGGCCTGTACATCTGCTACTACATGACCGCTTCTCCGCACGTCGACAAGCTGACGCCGAGCCTTTGCCAGCTGTACAAGGACTTCATATGTCGCTATCTTCCCTGCGCCGAGGTGGATATCTTCGAGTGGGCAATCAAGTGCGGCACCACGTTTAGCATGTTTTATGAGGCATACTGCAAGGAGGTCTTCGAGGTGGTGGTGGACCAGTtctgcaacaacaacatcgtGCGGCTGTGCGAAACGGCGGCCAACTGCatgctggagctgctggaTCGCTACGGCGTGGACTACTTCAACGATCTTAACCAGACCGGCGGGCCGCAGGTGTCGAAAACGAAGCGACGACAGCTGTACACCATGCAGGACCTCTACGATGACGACGATGGCACCCAGTCTCAGAACAACGAGCAGAACAGCGATATCATCATGGTTATGGGACACTACGTGGAGCGAGTGCAGAACAAAGGCGTTGGCTTGGCCATCGTTCGCGGTCTGTGCCGCTTGGTGCTCCGCGGTCATCTTGACGATCGAACAGATGTGATGGAGCAGCTGCTGAAGCGCTACTTTAACCCGAACACCGAGCCCATTATCAGCCAAGTGCTGGGAATGTTCTTCGAAGAACTGAGACGCCTCAACAAGCAGAATCTCTTGCAGCCGTGTTTCCTGCCCACCGTTTGGACCATCATGAATTGCAGCTTTGACTCGCCGCTTAACGGCGTCCAGCCCGAAAACTTAACCAAGTTCTTCCTCGAAATGACAGTGCAAGAGATCAGCACGCCCCAAACGAATATCCACAACAAAATGGCCATAAGTTTTCTGCAATATATTCAGAACTACTTCACGGAACGCAAGGAAATGTGCCGTCTGCTAGCCAAGGAGCTTACGGCTTTATCAATAAACGTTTTCAACGGATCGGAGATTAAGACTGAAATGTTCGAACTGGCGGACAAGCTGATAGCT AGCGACTTGGATCCCCGCGTGATTAAGAACATTGAGAATTTCAAGCTGGTGGTGAACGGTAGCTTCAATCCGCCCCCTCGTCAAAATCCCGGAGAAGGCGAAAGCGATGAGGAATGCGATACAGCCACTGTGACAACTGCGGAGTTGGAAACTGAAGTGCCAGCACAGTCAGCCCCTCCAGTTCCCGAAGATACGACTCATACAACTCAAACCGCTGCTTCAGAAACTCAGCAAAGCGAAGCATCGGTACAAGAATCTGCTGAAACTCCAAGACCAGTCGAACCAGCAGCGCCAACGCCCGAGCCCATCGTAACTACTTATGGAAAGGATAATATTGTCGGAATACGTCACCTGCGTCGATCCATGGCCATCAGCCATTCGGAAGCCGAAAGCTTATTAGGTCCACAAACGCCTGAACCGGAGGAAAAAACTGAAACGGAGGCCGCAGAGACATCCAGGCGAAATTTACGACAGCCGCAGATAAGACGTCGCCTTGAAATGGCGATGGCTAGGTCGTCGAAAACACCAGAAAAACGGGTGTCTAGTGAAGAGGAATCGTCCGACGAGGAGATTTCTGAGAGTCCAACCGTGACAAATAGG TCAAACGATTCGGAGGTAATCGAAGCATCGCCCACAGCCGCCTCACCCAGTCCGAAAAGTGCACCGGATGCCAGCCATCTACGCGTTCGATCGCTGCGCAACAGAAAAGCGGCCAGCAATTCTATATCCCAGACAACACCCAACCCAGTTAGCAAA CGAAAAGTCCTGCATCTGGAGACGCCTTTAAGAAACGGCCGGAAAAGAGTGCTGAGACGAACTCCGTCAGATCCCAACTCCCGCTCCGTGCAATCAAGTGAATCGACAGCTCCATCACCGCCCCGCGATTCACCGCTAAGAAAGCAACCGTGTCTGGACAACAGGAGTTCCCGGCGACAGCAGATGGCCAAGAACACGAACAGTCCCACGGACAGCACTTCGTCGGTCAAGGAAAACCAAGTGCCTCCTGCAGTTGTTGTACAATCGGACTCCGAAATAGAGTCTAGTTCTGAATCTGAACCCGAAACTGCAAATGCACCAGAGCCAAGGCCTACCAAGTCCAAGAAGCCAATCAATAAGGCGTTGTCCTTAATCCGATCCCGCCCCAGTTCCAGCACCCCAAAAGTCACCACGCGCAACGAGGCGCGGGCACAGCGGATCAATTCCATGTGCATGACCCGGAAACGGATGTCCCTCGAGATGAACCTCAGTGGCGGCCAGCTGCAAGTGTCCACGCCAAAGCGAGTGACGCGGGCCGTGGCCCTGACCATGAGCATGGACGGCAAGCGCGGCGGCAGGCGGAAATAG
- the LOC108008567 gene encoding uncharacterized protein, which produces MSRISKRVYEAKTTYPDRTKSEEKSFTEVNVPIKKLDTALLLLSSKEECVLLTVFSHITDFARRQDVNVLELRAYGLLELLLEKELFISSANTMIRRFALYLLTALLDNTDMSTYEPEQADQILELACRFYLKESDDFCIEYLTYILNVCLRDPQMAHGIVEATEFLEKFKLVFVNSENPDTVFNSIEALHRMLLVQSAEQMLEFTTQPDFPVDRIICEVTNEFQEIRKAALKTLKTLLADTGEDSVFEPLHRCFFVLEQLVKAFCENPQGPEAADIVEVLATALRSEKMTKLFFEQNLFDLVVEQVRSHMDLMPLEMRCTIIAIFAETAQYEQFLKRMHRAEITDMFLNCLMQNKPAPAAFVIQGLHRMSQHPDALRRIVAAYEEGAIRKLVAILLSPDVPIKVREQAAEFLSRLLVAAFRDTAAQLQEQDIAAVLTAVITQGQPTLSIDLILSLLTIIESLAQNEEYRTILGEYRSLTEQLAQLLMRSYAHSILVNNIFRCLCTLIDEAPVRETLLANFIVSSIKRALKSLSNLVKTSVTNFILQTTRFNEFIDAYIDRGILEVLLEFQKHAFCVSTWGPAIESILSKCPTMKFAIRNCLTFTDITAGKDFYVSRRKFEDFRKFQDILRNDCSPLDAVLVVNFDRPKPDENDVIDVPLRCLNTVSDMPGDLSWDYCKRPGDFYLPQYLEALNQTLAIHGLVENPERIRRSIDFDNVAKRSKLIAQAVFAVMNENLKPLDLNATEECCKNTVRCHLQDLRHVLHTNFIPLGMVRSGCQFERAVLFKGLADQIGLPCTLQRSVDGRMLFNEVPLPLEPEKDVHCDKKTLKFMPWRMLRPTHVVDLMYNVGELYPMQSRQALQYLRLY; this is translated from the exons ATGTCTCGCATTTCCAAGCGCGTCTACGAGGCGAAGACCACTTATCCGGATCGCACCAAGTCCGAGGAGAAGTCCTTCACGGAGGTAAATGTGCCGATTAAGAAGCTGGACACGGCCCTCCTCCTGCTAAGCTCCAAGGAGGAGTGCGTCCTGCTGACCGTCTTTAGCCACATCACGGACTTTGCCCGCCGCCAGGATGTGAATGTCCTGGAGCTGCGGGCTTACGGCTTGCTGGAGCTGCTCCTGGAGAAGGAACTGTTCATCAGCTCGGCGAACACGATGATCCGCCGCTTCGCCCTGTACCTGCTCACTGCTCTGCTGGACAACACGGACATGTCCACCTACGAGCCAGAGCAGGCGGATCAGATCCTGGAACTGGCCTGCCGATTCTACCTGAAGGAGAGCGACGACTTCTGCATCGAGTACCTGACCTATATACTCAACGTGTGCCTGCGTGATCCCCAGATGGCCCACGGCATTGTGGAGGCCACCGAGTTCCTGGAGAAGTTCAAGTTGGTCTTTGTCAATTCCGAGAATCCCGACACGGTGTTCAATTCAATTGAGGCACTGCATCGGATGCTGCTAGTCCAAAGTGCCGAGCAGATGCTGGAGTTTACCACGCAGCCTGACTTTCCAGTGGATCGGATTATCTGCGAGGTGACCAACGAGTTCCAGGAGATCCGCAAGGCGGCGCTGAAAACCCTAAAGACCCTGCTGGCGGACACCGGCGAGGACAGTGTCTTCGAGCCACTGCATCGCTGCTTCTTCGTTCTGGAGCAGCTGGTGAAGGCCTTCTGCGAGAATCCCCAGGGACCGGAGGCCGCCGATATCGTGGAGGTTTTGGCCACGGCTCTGCGGTCCGAGAAGATGACCAAGTTGTTCTTCGAGCAGAATCTTTTCGACCTGGTTGTCGAGCAGGTGCGCAGCCACATGGACCTGATGCCGCTGGAGATGCGCTGCACCATCATCGCGATCTTCGCGGAGACGGCTCAGTATGAGCAGTTCTTGAAGCGGATGCACAGGGCCGAGATCACGGACATGTTCCTCAACTGCCTGATGCAAAACAAGCCGGCGCCGGCAGCCTTCGTCATTCAGGGCCTCCACCGCATGTCCCAGCATCCGGATGCACTGCGTCGCATTGTAGCCGCCTACGAGGAGGGAGCGATCCGTAAGCTGGTGGCCATCCTCCTGTCGCCCGACGTGCCCATCAAGGTCCGGGAGCAGGCGGCGGAGTTCCTGTCCCGCCTTTTGGTGGCCGCCTTCCGGGACACAGCTGCCCAACTGCAGGAGCAGGACATCGCCGCCGTTCTCACAGCGGTCATCACCCAGGGTCAGCCAACGCTGTCCATTGATCTCATCCTCTCGCTGCTGACGATCATCGAGAGTCTGGCCCAGAACGAGGAGTACCGCACGATCCTGGGCGAGTATAGATCGCTAACCGAGCAGCTTGCCCAGCTACTAATG CGATCCTATGCCCACTCCATCCTGGTGAACAACATCTTCCGCTGCCTGTGCACCCTGATCGATGAGGCTCCGGTGCGCGAGACCCTGCTGGCCAACTTCATAGTCTCCTCCATCAAGCGGGCCCTCAAGTCCTTGTCCAATCTGGTCAAGACCTCGGTGACCAACTTTATTCTGCAGACCACGCGCTTCAATGAGTTTATAGACGCCTACATCGATCGTGGGATCCTGGAAGT TTTGCTGGAGTTCCAGAAGCATGCTTTCTGCGTTTCCACCTGGGGTCCTGCCATCGAGAGCATCCTTTCCAAGTGCCCCACAATGAAGTTCGCCATCCGCAACTGCCTGACCTTCACGGACATCACCGCCGGCAAGGACTTCTACGTGTCGCGCAGGAAGTTCGAGGACTTCCGTAAATTCCAGGACATTCTGCGCAACGATTGCTCGCCCTTGGACGCCGTCCTGGTGGTGAACTTCGATCGTCCCAAGCCGGATGAGAACGATGTGATCGACGTGCCACTAAGATGTTTAAATACGGTCTCCGATATGCCTGGAGATCTGAGCTGGGATTATTGTAAGCGACCGGGAGACTTCTACTTGCCGCAGTACTTGGAGGCACTTAATCAGACTTTAGCG ATCCATGGTTTGGTGGAGAATCCGGAGCGCATCCGTCGTTCCATCGACTTTGACAACGTGGCCAAGCGGAGCAAGCTGATCGCCCAGGCAGTCTTTGCAGTGATGAACGAGAATCTCAAGCCTCTGGACCTCAATGCGACGGAGGAGTGCTGCAAGAATACGGTCCGCTGTCATCTGCAGGACCTGCGCCATGTCCTCCATACGAACTTTATTCCACTGGGAATGGTGCGCAGTGGCTGCCAGTTCGAGCGGGCTGTGCTCTTCAAGGGCCTGGCTGACCAGATCGGTCTACCGTGTACCCTGCAGCGCAGTGTCGACGGCAGGATGCTCTTCAACGAGGTACCACTGCCCCTGGAGCCCGAGAAGGATGTGCACTGCGACAAGAAGACGCTCAAGTTCATGCCCTGGCGCATGCTGCGACCCACCCACGTGGTGGACCTTATGTACAACGTGGGCGAACTGTATCCGATGCAGAGTCGGCAGGCGCTGCAGTACCTGCGACTTTACTGA
- the LOC108008670 gene encoding uncharacterized protein has protein sequence MIRPFVTLLYFLLTSSSIVFTACVNNVTGTSSPGPGPSTSLTSGHIHRTAAAIERVNLLWCYACHTMDDGEACVDVAVRNDTALMKKCHGEEFICMVKRFSYTTSTENSTSSPKMWSLDRRCAANCEPGCIIIGERTKLYACTSCCEESFCNTGRGAASGIFHREDTGIGTRLFWLAAPFLVNMSLVLYKRHAGHVLLKLQ, from the exons ATGATCAGGCCCTTCGTCACGCTGCTCTACTTCCTGCTGACCAGTTCCTCCATCGTCTTCACGGCCTGCGTGAATAATG TCACGGGTACCAGTTCACCGGGGCCAGGACCAAGTACCTCGCTGACCAGCGGGCACATCCACCGGACGGCGGCGGCCATCGAGAGGGTGAATCTGCTGTGGTGCTACGCCTGCCACACGATGGACGACGGGGAGGCCTGCGTGGATGTGGCGGTCAGGAACGACACGGCTCTGATGAAGAAGTGCCACGGCGAGGAGTTCATCTGCATG GTCAAGCGATTCTCGTACACCACCAGCACGGAGAACTCCACCAGCTCACCCAAGATGTGGTCCTTGGATCGGCGGTGTGCCGCCAACTGTGAGCCCGGCTGCATCATTATTGGCGAACGGACCAAGCTGTATGCCTGCACCTCCTGCTGCGAGGAGTCCTTCTGCAACACGGGACGCGGAGCCGCCTCTGGGATCTTCCATCGCGAGGACACGGGCATTGGCACACGACTCTTCTGGCTGGCCGCCCCCTTTTTGGTCAACATGTCGCTGGTGCTGTACAAACGGCACGCCGGCCACGTTCTCCTCAAGCTGCAATAG
- the LOC108008158 gene encoding uncharacterized protein — translation MSGQLNSGVKDNGTDITRLVRLIHIEHSYNYVPPDESFVTKSQLPPKRTLRQMVCSLHDSISPGQLGQLSVADLKEHIRRADVILRRLRRFLASNHRFIDFSPLPRLQEAIVEHLAEEMSCSTRFYNCADGRRYLVAYRPGIEPNPLELRAREGDFNWGLEVDPVDEATEQTRISFHKKKLYLEEKSHLENRQLAEYSCRLGRKILEEFNSNSQSIWQRKRCKQKSKKII, via the exons ATGTCTGGGCAACTAAATAGCGGCGTTAAAG ACAATGGGACAGATATTACCAGACTCGTCCGTCTTATCCACATTGAGCACAGCTACAACTATGTTCCTCCTGATGAATCCTTTGTAACTAAATCTCAATTGCCACCCAAACGGACTTTACGCCAGATGGTTTGTTCTTTGCATGATAGCATAAGTCCCGGGCAGTTAGGTCAACTTTCTGTGGCGGATTTGAAGGAGCATATTCGTAGGGCAGATGTGATTCTGAGACGATTGCGTCGATTTCTGGCCAGTAATCACAGATTCATTGACTTTAGTCCATTGCCTCGATTGCAGGAGGCAATTGTGGAGCATTTGGCGGAGGAGATGAGCTGCTCCACCAGATTTTATAATTGTGCAGATGGAAGGAGGTACTTGGTTGCCTATAGGCCGGGAATCGAACCCAATCCCCTCGAGCTGAGGGCTCGCGAAGGCGACTTTAACTGGGGTCTGGAGGTTGATCCTGTGGATGAGGCGACAGAGCAGACCAGGATCTCCTTTCACAAGAAGAAACTCTACTTGGAGGAGAAATCCCATTTGGAGAACCGCCAGCTGGCTGAGTATTCCTGCCGTTTGGGCCGGAAAATTCTCGAGGAGTTCAATTCCAACAGCCAGTCAATCTGGCAGCGTAAGCGATGCAAACAAAAAAGCAAGAAGATCATATAG
- the LOC136116631 gene encoding uncharacterized protein, whose product MGLLPPPIPILLLCLAISTSVSGYLNIFISHHEVMKLMAHYGSFQKHWPKLPIAVWPKTCSNEKSFASHWRDVRLSWLPNSRGLPTERSTMEEYQGGVPGGALGGVPGFQAGECVAVCQLGASPR is encoded by the exons ATGGGACTCCTCCCGCCGCCCATCCCGATCCTGCTCTTGTGCCTGGCGATATCCACTTCAGTCAGCGGCTATCTGAACATTTTCATCAGCCACCACGAGGTGATGAAACTGATGG CTCATTATGGCAGTTTCCAAAAACACTGGCCAAAACTCCCCATTGCCGTCTGGCCAAAAACTTGCAGCAATGAAAAGTCATTTGCCAGCCATTGGCGAGACGTGCGACTTTCGTGGCTGCCAAATTCTAGGGGTCTACCAACAGAGAGGAGTACCATGGAGGAGTACCAGGGAGGAGTACCAGGAGGAGCACTAGGAGGAGTACCAGGATTCCAGGCGGGGGAATGTGTCGCGGTTTGTCAGCTTGGCGCGTCGCCACGATGA